A single Musa acuminata AAA Group cultivar baxijiao chromosome BXJ2-1, Cavendish_Baxijiao_AAA, whole genome shotgun sequence DNA region contains:
- the LOC135598921 gene encoding ATP-dependent helicase BRM-like isoform X1 — protein MQSGNGRNPAATPSSAASPSSSSSAVSAPNHLGFESIQQQQQAYRQALQQQEQQQNQQQRRKAEVDQSLLSYQSGGTYGVTGGTGFPISSGAVHPSQLPNKYSNIPQQPGALQLREESKNKGQDVGQQMQNSIHQAYFQFALQAAQQKAHGNSVVQQQGKMNMVGSSGRDQDIFMNRLKMQELMSLQAVNKSQMPMLNRPAEQFTHAEKQMEPGCTSTDQRIDQKPFLADGQLASANMVRPMQPLQLLQSQSSLQNLASNQLEMAQVQAMQAWAKEHNIDLSVPANLNLIAQVLPFWQSNRMSVMQKPTESNTTAQKSCLPSSKQLVMPSPVGSENSAHGNSTSDLSGQRGSIKCHQTVPSTSISNGGDTTGLNTNTLQMQQQVADYSRINQNERVVRPTIITSSCGLVNHLPNSCGSMNQPVDKSNAKNAFMGNELQQMQNLRPLQKINRSNILPTVPGNSTVGCQIPTESGFAQTPNHHVGFTKQQLYVLKAQILAFRRLKRGERSLPPEVLQAISDPPVDSQPQHWPVQSGTVNQDLMRIAKSNDNEHKRCVESNDQAEQSAPVNKGRIHLKEESITGEEKAALASQMQGATSLEKGSVCLGSIGKLEESNTTVKSEQEVERGSQNLSTDKVKAVPVDGAVPVPGQLKKPASTSSTAPPRDGVSRKYHGPLFDFPSFTRKHDSLGSSTTNNSTNLTLAYDVKDLLFEEGKIVLDKKRAEKLKKISRLLAINLDRKRIKPDLVIRLQIEERKTKLLDFQARLRDEVERQQQEIMAMPDRPYRKFVRQCEQQRLELIRQVQQLQKASREKQLKSTFQWRKKLLEAHWAIRDARTTRNRGIAKYHERMLKEFSKRKDEDRNKRMEALKNNDMDRYREMLLEQQTNISGDASQRYAVLSSFVSQTEEYLHKLGGKITASKSHQEVEEAANVAAAAARAQGLSTEEVRAAAACAGEEVMIRNRFSEMNALKESSANKIVIVRYYNLAHAVTERVIRQPSMLRAGTLRDYQLVGLQWMLSLYNNKLNGILADEMGLGKTVQVMALIAYLMEFKTNYGPHLIIVPNAVLVNWKSELLNWLPSISCIFYVGGKDERSKLFSQEVCSVKFNVLVTTYEFIMYDRSKLSKIDWKYIIIDEAQRMKDRESVLARDLDRYRCQRRLLLTGTPLQNDLKELWSLLNLLLPEVFDNRRAFHDWFSKPFQKDGTPHNQEDEWLETEKKVIIIHRLHRILEPFMLRRRVEDVEGSLPRKVSVVLRCRMSAIQGAIYDWIKSTGTIRVDPEDEMRRVQKNPLYQVKMYKNLNNKCMELRKACNHPLLNYPYFSNYSKDFIVRSCGKLWILDRILIKLQRAGHRVLLFSTMTKLLDILEEYLQWRRLIYRRIDGTTSLEDREAAIVDFNHPDSDCFIFLLSIRAAGRGLNLQTADTVVIYDPDPNPQNEEQAVARAHRIGQKREVKVIYMEAVVDKTSSYQKEDELRNGVVGDSEDDLAGKDRYIGSIESLIRNNIQQYKIDMADEVINAGRFDQRTTHEERRMTLEMLLHDEERYQENVHNVPSLQEVNRLIARSKEEVGLFDQMDEDFDWTADMVKHNEVPVWLRASTGEVDAVAASLSKKPSKNILSVNIGLEPSANFSGSSPSKAERRGRPKGPTAQKYPIYQEQDDEDGEESDIDSEERNASEEDGEIGEFDDEESNGADMMLLNHKDQVVEGMDCDNGRYEFSRTMDGSQNVNKLEEAGSTGSSSGSRKLPQSETPSLSSQKFGSLSALDARPCLSSKKWSEELEEGEIAVSGNSHMDLQQSGSWHHDHDDGEDEQVLQPKIKRKRSMRIRPKYAAERNDERSSSERIFAQRSPRLPLHVDHDYGVPSRTENPEAFAEAGLGKNDTSSSLLKQRHNVPSRKISPLQKSGRLSYFCGSAEDGNEYSRESWSSRANSSCGPTSVGAKMSDITQRKCKNVISKLQRKIHKDGNQIVPTLSDWWRRNGNSSLAIPLAARSSPLDLQIIEQRVDNLDYNGVTDFIADVQLMLKSIVQHCNYTHEVKCEAEKLQGLFFEIMKIAFPDSDFREARNAVTFSSPRGAVMTKSPKPASSSKIKQQTPTSKLETMSFPDKALPHGVTPVDGEGTTKSTSSKHRKESRLVSGGWKEQTPECSQLLTHPGDLVICKKKRKEREKSAVKHRLGLASPSNLGRMGPISPPSSGCGGSAPSPTMNRSSSFPSQRDSRPAQQAKHPLSWRHREMQQLDDGNSGLHSIGDVQWAKPVKRMRTDTSKRRPSHT, from the exons ATGCAATCCGGGAACGGCCGGAACCCGGCGGCCACGCCGTCATCCGCCGCgtcgccttcttcctcctcctccgcggtCTCCGCCCCGAACCATCTGGGCTTCGAATCaatccagcagcagcagcaggcttATAGGCAG GCATTACAACAACAGGAGCAACAACAGAATCAGCAGCAGCGCAGGAAAGCTGAAGTTGATCAATCCCTTCTTAGCTATCAGTCTGGTGGTACATATGGAGTCACAGGCGGAACTGGTTTTCCAATATCTTCTGGTGCTGTACATCCGTCTCAGTTGCCTAATAAGTATAGTAACATACCTCAACAACCTGGTGCCCTTCAGCTTCGCGAGGAAAGCAAAAATAAAGGGCAGGATGTAGGACAGCAAATGCAGAACTCAATTCATCAAGCTTACTTTCAATTTGCTTTGCAAGCTGCTCAGCAAAAGGCTCATGGGAACTCAGTAGTGCAGCAGCAAGGTAAAATGAATATGGTCGGCTCATCTGGAAGGGATCAAGACATTTTTATGAACAGATTAAAGATGCAAGAACTTATGTCACTTCAGGCAGTTAATAAGTCCCAAATGCCTATGCTTAATAGACCAGCAGAACAGTTCACACATGCCGAGAAGCAGATGGAGCCAGGTTGTACTAGCACTGATCAAAGAATTGATCAAAAACCTTTCCTAGCAGATGGGCAGCTAGCTTCTGCTAACATGGTAAGACCGATGCAGCCATTGCAGTTGCTGCAATCTCAGTCTAGTCTGCAGAATCTTGCAAGCAATCAGTTGGAGATGGCACAGGTGCAAGCGATGCAGGCATGGGCAAAGGAACATAATATTGATCTATCTGTTCCTGCTAATTTAAATTTGATTGCTCAAGTTCTGCCCTTCTGGCAGTCGAATAGAATGTCTGTTATGCAGAAGCCAACTGAATCTAACACAACTGCACAGAAATCTTGTTTGCCATCTTCAAAGCAACTGGTAATGCCATCACCAGTTGGCAGTGAAAATTCAGCACATGGGAACTCTACAAGTGATTTGTCTGGCCAGCGTGGCTCCATAAAATGTCATCAAACAGTCCCATCTACTTCAATCTCCAATGGCGGGGATACCACAGGCTTGAACACCAATACTTTGCAAATGCAGCAGCAGGTTGCTGATTATAGCAGGATCAACCAGAATGAGAGAGTTGTCAGACCCACAATTATAACTAGCAGTTGTGGGTTAGTTAACCATTTACCAAATTCATGTGGTAGCATGAACCAGCCGGTAGATAAGTCTAATGCAAAGAATGCTTTTATGGGGAATGAACTGCAGCAAATGCAGAATTTGAGGCCCTTGCAGAAGATAAATCGGTCCAATATATTACCTACAGTTCCTGGAAATAGTACTGTGGGTTGTCAAATTCCAACTGAAAGTGGATTTGCTCAGACACCAAACCATCATGTTGGATTTACAAAGCAGCAGCTTTATGTTCTAAAAGCTCAGATCTTAGCTTTTAGACGGTTGAAG CGTGGTGAAAGAAGTCTGCCACCTGAAGTTCTTCAAGCAATTTCAGATCCCCCAGTTGATTCTCAGCCACAACACTGGCCTGTTCAGTCTGGAACTGTTAACCAGGATTTGATGAGGATTGCCAAGAGCAATGATAATGAGCATAAGAGATGTGTGGAGTCTAATGATCAAGCAGAACAGTCTGCTCCTGTGAATAAAGGACGGATTCATCTGAAGGAGGAATCCATTACTGGagaagagaaagctgcacttGCCAGTCAAATGCAAGGTGCAACAAGTTTAGAAAAGGGATCTGTATGCTTGGGATCTATTGGCAAGTTAGAAGAAAGCAATACTACTGTTAAATCTGAGCAAGAGGTTGAAAGAGGAAGTCAAAATTTGTCCACTGATAAGGTAAAGGCCGTACCAGTGGATGGTGCAGTACCGGTTCCTGGGCAATTGAAAAAGCCTGCCTCAACAAGTAGCACAGCACCTCCCAGAGATGGTGTTTCAAGAAAGTACCATGGTCCACTTTTTGATTTCCCATCATTTACAAGGAAACATGATTCCTTGGGATCATCAACTACAAATAACTCTACTAATTTGACATTGGCTTATGATGTGAAAGATTTGCTGTTCGAGGAAGGTAAGATTGTTCTTGACAAGAAAAGGGCTGAGAAATTGAAGAAGATTAGTAGGTTACTTGCGATTAATTTAGATAGGAAAAGAATTAAGCCGGATCTTGTGATAAGGTTGCAAATTGAAGAGAGAAAAACTAAGCTTCTGGATTTTCAGGCTCGTCTCAGGGATGAAGTTGAACGCCAACAGCAGGAGATAATGGCAATGCCTGATAGACCATACCGCAAGTTTGTTAGGCAATGTGAACAGCAGCGATTGGAGCTAATAAGGCAAGTTCAGCAGCTGCAAAAGGCATCCAGAGAGAAACAATTGAAATCTACTTTTCAGTGGCGTAAGAAGCTCTTAGAGGCTCATTGGGCCATTCGTGATGCTCgtactacacgaaacagaggaatAGCAAAATATCATGAGAGGATGTTAAAGGAGTTTTCAAAGAGGAAGGATGAGGACAGAAATAAAAGAATGGAGGCATTGAAGAACAATGATATGGATAGATATCGTGAAATGTTACTGGAGCAGCAGACAAACATCTCAGGAGATGCATCTCAGCGTTATGctgttctttcttcctttgtgtcCCAGACAGAAGAGTACCTTCACAAGCTTGGGGGAAAAATTACAGCTTCAAAGAGCCATCAAGAGGTTGAAGAGGCAGCAAATGTTGCAGCCGCTGCTGCACGAGCTCAG GGTCTTTCAACAGAAGAAGtaagagcagcagcagcatgtGCAGGAGAGGAGGTAATGATAAGGAATAGGTTTTCTGAAATGAATGCTCTAAAGGAGAGTTCTGCTAACAA GATTGTAATTGTTAGGTATTATAATTTGGCTCATGCTGTGACCGAAAGAGTCATAAGGCAACCTTCAATGTTGCGAGCTGGGACATTAAGAGACTATCAGCTT GTTGGACTACAGTGGATGCTTTCCTTGTACAACAACAAGTTGAACGGAATATTAGCGGATGAGATGGGTCTTGGCAAGACAGTCCAG GTAATGGCATTGATTGCTTACCTGATGGAATTCAAAACTAACTATGGTCCACATTTAATTATAGTACCAAATGCTGTTTTAGTAAATTGGAAG AGTGAGCTGTTAAACTGGCTGCCTTCTATATCATGCATTTTTTATGTTGGTGGGAAGGATGAAAGATCAAAGCTTTTCTCTCAG GAAGTTTGTTCTGTCAAGTTTAATGTACTGGTAACAACATATGAATTTATTATGTATGATCGATCAAAGCTATCAAAAATTGATTGGAAGTACATAATCATTGATGAAGCACAAAGGATGAAGGATAGGGAATCCGTTTTGGCACGCGATCTTGATAGATATCGTTGCCAGAGAAGATTGCTGCTTACTGGTACCCCTTTACAG AACGATCTTAAGGAATTGTGGTCCCTTTTAAATCTACTTCTTCCAGAAGTTTTTGATAATCGCAGGGCATTTCATGATTGGTTCTCAAAGCCCTTTCAGAAAGATGGTACTCCACATAATCAGGAAGACGAGTGGCTTGAGACTGAGAAGAAGGTGATAATTATCCATCGGCTGCATCGGATTCTGGAACCTTTCATGCTAAGAAGACGTGTTGAGGATGTTGAAGGTTCACTTCCTCGAAAG GTCTCTGTTGTCCTAAGATGTCGAATGTCAGCTATTCAAGGTGCCATTTATGACTGGATTAAATCTACTGGTACTATTAGGGTAGATCCCGAGGATGAGATGCGCCGAGTTCAAAAGAATCCACTGTACCAGGTCAAAATGTACAAGAATCTTAACAATAAGTGTATGGAGTTGAGGAAAGCCTGCAATCATCCTTTGCTTAACTATCCTTATTTCAGTAACTATTCCAAGGACTTTATTGTTAGATCATGTGGGAAACTATGGATTCTTGATAGAATTCTCATAAAACTTCAGAGAGCAGGTCATCGTGTTCTTCTCTTTAGTACCATGactaaacttcttgatatattagaGGAATATTTGCAATGGCGGAGGCTTATATATAGACGAATAGATGGTACAACAAGCCTAGAAGATCGAGAAGCAGCAATTGTGGATTTTAACCATCCTGACTCTGATTGCTTTATCTTTTTGCTCAGCATTCGTGCTGCTGGAAGAGGTCTAAATCTCCAGACTGCAGATACAGTTGTGATATATGACCCAGATCCGAATCCTCAAAATGAAGAGCAGGCAGTGGCAAGAGCTCATCGGATTGGACAGAAGAGAGAGGTAAAGGTGATATACATGGAAGCTGTTGTGGATAAAACCTCTAGCTACCAAAAAGAAGATGAATTGAGGAATGGAGTCGTAGGAGATTCAGAGGATGATCTTGCTGGTAAAGATCGCTATATAGGGTCAATTGAGAGCCTTATACGTAACAACATCCAACAATATAAGATAGATATGGCCGATGAGGTCATAAATGCTGGTCGTTTTGATCAAAGAACCACGCATGAGGAAAGACGGATGACTTTGGAGATGCTACTTCATGATGAAGAGAGATATCAAGAGAATGTGCACAATGTTCCTTCTCTACAAGAAGTTAATCGTTTGATTGCTCGTAGCAAAGAGGAAGTTGGGTTGTTTGATCAAATGGATGAAGATTTTGATTGGACTGCAGATATGGTAAAACACAATGAAGTCCCAGTATGGCTTCGAGCTAGTACTGGAGAGGTAGATGCTGTTGCTGCTAGTTTATCAAAGAAGCCTTCGAAAAACATCTTATCAGTCAATATTGGACTGGAACCAAGTGCAAATTTTTCTGGGTCATCTCCCAGTAAAGCTGAAAGGAGGGGCCGCCCCAAGGGTCCAACTGCCCAAAAGTATCCAATCTATCAGGAACAGGATGACGAAGATGGTGAGGAATCAGATATTGACTCAGAGGAGAGGAATGCATCTGAAGAAGATGGAGAAATTGGAGAGTTCGACGACGAAGAGTCCAATGGTGCTGACATGATGCTACTAAACCACAAGGATCAAGTAGTTGAGGGAATGGATTGTGATAATGGCAGATATGAATTCTCACGAACAATGGATGGCAGCCAAAACGTTAATAAATTGGAAGAAGCTGGTTCCACAGGATCATCTTCTGGGAGTCGTAAATTGCCACAATCTGAAACTCCTTCCTTGTCTTCACAAAAGTTTGGATCACTTTCTGCTTTAGATGCCAGACCATGTCTATCTTCAAAAAAATGG TCTGAGGAGCTAGAGGAAGGTGAAATTGCAGTATCAGGCAATTCCCACATGGATCTGCAACAATCAGGTAGCTGGCATCATGACCATGATGATGGAGAGGATGAACAGGTTTTGCAACCAAAAATAAAGCGTAAACGGAGTATGCGGATTCGTCCAAAATATGCTGCAGAAAGAAATGATGAAAGATCTAGCAGTGAGAGGATTTTTGCCCAGCGCTCTCCAAGGCTGCCCTTGCATGTTGACCATGATTATGGTGTACCATCAAGGACTGAAAATCCTGAAGCATTTGCTGAGGCTGGTCTGGGAAAGAATGACACAAGTAGCTCACTATTGAAGCAGAGGCATAATGTACCATCAAGAAAAATTTCACCTCTGCAAAAGTCTGGAAGGCTAAGTTACTTTTGTGGGTCTGCAGAAGATGGAAATGAATATTCTAGGGAAAGTTGGAGCAGTAGGGCCAATAGCTCTTGCGGCCCAACCTCTGTGGGTGCAAAAATGTCTGACATTACACAACGAAAG TGCAAGAATGTCATTAGCAAGCTGCAGAGGAAAATACACAAGGATGGTAATCAAATCGTGCCAACATTGTCTGATTGGTGGAGAAGAAATGGGAATTCGAGTCTTGCTATTCCTCTCGCTGCAAGGAGTAGCCCACTAGATCTTCAGATAATTGAACAGCGGGTAGACAACTTGGATTACAATGGTGTAACTGACTTTATAGCAGATGTGCAGTTGATGCTGAAAAGTATAGTTCAGCATTGCAACTATACTCATGAG GTGAAGTGTGAAGCAGAGAAGCTCCAAGGTCTGTTCTTCGAGATCATGAAGATTGCTTTTCCAGATTCAGATTTTCGAGAAGCCAGGAATGCAGTGACCTTCTCTAGTCCCAGAGGAGCTGTGATGACAAAATCCCCAAAACCAGCTTCCTCGAGCAAAATTAAGCAACAAACTCCAACAAGTAAGTTGGAGACCATGTCCTTTCCTGATAAGGCCTTACCCCATGGGGTTACTCCTGTGGATGGCGAAGGGACAACCAAGTCAACTTCTTCCAAGCACCGGAAGGAGTCCAGGTTGGTTTCTGGAGGTTGGAAAGAGCAGACACCTGAATGTTCACAATTACTGACGCATCCTGGTGATCTGGTCATCtgcaagaagaagagaaaagaaagagaaaaatctGCTGTCAAGCACAGATTAGGCCTCGCATCGCCATCCAACCTTGGTCGTATGGGCCCCATATCTCCACCCAGCTCAGGATGTGGGGGCTCTGCGCCATCTCCCACCATGAACAGAAGTTCCAGCTTTCCATCGCAGCGAGATTCACGTCCGGCTCAACAGGCAAAACATCCATTGAGCTGGCGGCATCGCGAGATGCAGCAGCTTGATGATGGGAACTCTGGGCTGCATAGCATAGGAGATGTACAATGGGCTAAGCCTGTAAAGAGAATGAGGACAGACACCAGTAAAAGGCGGCCGAGCCATACGTGA